The Linepithema humile isolate Giens D197 chromosome 2, Lhum_UNIL_v1.0, whole genome shotgun sequence genome has a segment encoding these proteins:
- the LOC105678868 gene encoding M-phase inducer phosphatase-like isoform X2 — MSARNDPLTPCCFCNSTEDNELQYGKFYEHDGIVTHYYCLLLSSNMAQKGKDEDGILGFLPEDIQKELRRGKRLVCSYCRKIGATLGCCNVRCKRIFHLPCGLKSNSLHQFFGEFRSYCVNHRPKQNIDNHILTQSVSSDNTLCCICYDKIDPTNLLKILWAPCCKKDAWFHRKCVQQLALSAGYFFKCPLCNNNKDFEAAMLEHGIFIPSQDASWELVPNAFEELLYRHNRCDAVKCLCPKGRTYTSSNAKWELALCQTCGSQGIHKSCGQLKWANPIWECAECTSILNNSENNEDSNSDSNSESSSLKNSDLDSDSDTDISVGTEFPLLHETKTLNCTSYSTSESFVDSIISLKLRPGPRSFKLRQLLEAEKLLEVEKPIDRSNSSNIIDKLLPKESQHIKVEETKTSKKNISKENLQESAKDDSQKEQFSNSKKSQPSPQRKNADIITIETDDDDDEVQIISLNQETDSSTPLQSTQSDTSLVSLTDSKSLLNKTASSVELKPITINILKTDATPLISTPNMISLNNDDLQDTNETDTNESSMNIKISNVTSLPAEVFESVPDVASKDVKLDINSVETLNSPVNENKLKEVVLQVSPPKRNIYEENNAAKHCKKIKVNNFNKRFLGSYTNRPTVIVHNINGQENEKISTITSTKNCEDNRLSCTSANKISNLSQNNDSPTPVTSFQKTNIRYTGQVESNSSVESSNVQQSEGSTMNMIINNNPIYIRIPQKRENVHYKSISNTNLHTQSTSNQEIGIKNAYNMLSSNVILPQVKKNQQIMATANNNQITLVTQPTTVDAIVPTTVNKNQTEALDKQKSDLGMKIVPVNVSSPGNNSLNYTSCDGDAGTDRTGTNSADEREDPSRESCGRSINGHDCCVNVDCRRVTTRSIFPQVTNNHNTCHQPRLTPQYMNLKDLKFQVCGSGSVQMVLYDTFSVNIPLDRSRKRKIRPTSSVTPEPKRLCTPASRSRSEASSSFDHSDGASTAEYVDKVLRSTRNENHLVNDKARCITRGRDEAKENLDPVKSKTLSRRFCNVNLSEADEMVIKSSCVCGENDGEIRVISSDNPSALNRTNCNTNADNVADGFVSSDRNQNLRINLEDVKQPNQVCSMEEENDGAKSFNKEAIHNFDLNIINANKSAEKVLHDNITASTGENQHVDDNKITITDRTNDTSRLWNNNKHLRSTNIRKLKAQNQSVAQVSNVIINDTKQIGTYNSEKFTRCGALNKSFINCNSNNESDCSDDSFKISIDLNKIRNIIDAKPELFVNEKRNDEQHKCSSQQANSTQQQMVYNIANKNINDQSLKNGELQIPNDTSNVKQNPVNRDTFSNMNTFASYQKPNVALDNSTNVSLTDKITRKKLCTRNRNR; from the exons ATGTCTGCTAGAAACGACCCCTTAACACCTTGCTGCTTCTGCAATTCGACAGAGGACAACGAACTGCAATATGGAAAGTTTTATGAACATGATGGCATTGTCACGCATTACTATTGCCTG cTTTTATCCTCTAACATGGCACAGAAAGGAAAAGATGAGGACGGCATACTTGGATTCCTACCAGAGGACATACAGAAGGAACTGCGCAGAGGAAAGAGATTG GTATGTTCATACTGTAGAAAGATTGGAGCTACTTTGGGCTGTTGCAATGTAAGATGTAAACGAATATTTCATCTCCCTTGTGGTTTAAAGTCCAACTctttgcatcaattttttgGGGAGTTTAG gTCATATTGTGTGAATCACAGACCAAagcaaaatattgataatcaTATTTTGACACAAAGTGTTTCATCAGACAATACATTATGTTGCATCTGTTATGACAAAATAGATCCCacgaatttgttaaaaatcttATGGGCTCCTTGTTGTAAAAAAGATGCATGGTTTCATCGTAAATGTGTTCAG CAACTTGCTTTAAGTGCtggttatttttttaagtgccCTTTATGTAACAATAACAAAGATTTTGAAGCAGCCATGTTGGAACATGGTATTTTTATTCCGAGTCA gGATGCTTCATGGGAATTGGTACCAAATGCATTCGAGGAGCTTTTGTATAGACACAATCGATGCGATGCAGTAAAATGTCTCTGTCCAAAAGGAAGAACATATACGAGCAGTAACGC TAAGTGGGAACTAGCGTTATGTCAGACCTGCGGCTCACAGGGTATTCACAAGAGTTGCGGACAATTGAAATGGGCCAATCCTATATGGGAATGTGCCGAATGTACTTCTATtctaa ATAACTCTGAAAACAATGAAGACTCGAATTCGGACAGCAACTCTGAGAG CTCTAGTCTGAAAAATTCTGATTTGGATTCAGACAGTGATACAGACATTTCTGTGGGAACTGAATTTCCCCTGCTGCATGAAACAAAAACTTTGAATTGTACTTCATATTCTACCTCAGAATCTTTTGTAGATTCTATTATAAGTCTTAAATTACGGCCTGGTCCACGTTCTTTTAAGTTACGACAGTTGCTGGAAGCAGAGAAACTACTTGAAGTGGAGAAGCCAATTGATCG CTCAAATAGttcaaatattattgacaAATTATTGCCTAAAGAATCACAACATATAAAAGTTGAAGAAACCAAGAcaagtaagaaaaatatttctaaagaaaatttgcaagaaaGTGCGAAAGATGATTCCCAAAAAGAACAGTTCAGTAATAGCAAAAAATCCCAACCGAGTCCACAACGCAAGAATGCAGACATTATCACAATTGAAactgacgacgacgatgatgaaGTGCag ATTATTTCATTGAATCAAGAAACAGATTCTTCGACTCCACTGCAATCTACACAATCGGACACATCTCTTGTATCATTGACGGATTCTAAATCGCTGTTAAATAAAACAGCAAGTTCTGTAGAACTCAAACCTATAacaatcaatatattaaaaacagatg CTACGCCGCTAATCTCCACGCCAAATATGATTTCTTTGAATAACGACGACTTGCAAGACACAAATGAGACAGATACAAATGAAAGTTCTATGAATATCAAAATCAGCAACGTTACGTCTCTGCCGGCTGAAGTGTTCGAGAGTGTGCCCGATGTCGCATCTAAGGATGTTAAATTGGATATCAATTCTGTCGAAACGTTAAATTCTCCAGTGAACGAAAACAAGTTGAAGGAAGTCGTCCTGCAAGTCTCACCCCCGAAGCGCAATATATATGAAG AGAATAATGCTGCAAAGCActgtaagaaaattaaagtgaataattttaataaaagatttctgGGAAGTTACACGAACCGCCCTACTGTCATTGTGCATAATATAAATGGgcaagaaaatgaaaaaatatccaCCATCACATCTACCAAAAATTGTGAAGATAATCGCTTGAGTTGTACATCTGCAAACAAAATTTCCAATTTGTCGCAAAATAATGACTCGCCTACTCCAGTGACATCATTTCAGAAGACAAATATTAGATACACGGGTCAGGTCGAATCAAACTCCTCGGTAGAAAGTAGTAATGTACAACAGAGTGAAGGAAGTACTATGAACATGATAATCAACAACAATCCAATTTATATACGTATTCCGCAGAAACGTGAAAACGTTCACtataaatcaatatcaaaTACAAATCTTCACACCCAATCTACATCCAATCAAGAAAtaggaataaaaaatgcatacaatATGCTGTCGAGTAACGTTATTCTGCCACAAGTGAAGAAGAATCAACAAATAATGGCCACTGCAAATAATAACCAAATCACGCTTGTCACACAGCCGACGACAGTCGATGCAATTGTACCTACTACagtgaataaaaatcaaacaGAAGCATTGGATAAGCAGAAATCTGACTTGGGAATGAAAATAGTACCTGTTAATGTGTCCAGTCCCGGCAATAATTCTCTGAACTACACCTCC TGTGACGGGGATGCAGGCACCGATCGTACTGGCACAAACTCTGCAGACGAGAGGGAGGATCCATCTAGGGAATCTTGTGGAAG ATCTATAAATGGACATGATTGTTG TGTCAACGTCGATTGCCGGAGGGTCACAACCCGCAGCATCTTCCCGCAAGTCACAAACAACCACAATACCTGTCATCAACCTAGATTGACGCCGCAGTACATGAATCTAAAAGATCTTAAGTTTCAAGTCTGTGGATCAGGAAGCGTTCAG ATGGTTCTGTACGACACGTTTTCTGTAAACATCCCATTAGATCGTTCAAGAAAGCGCAAGATTCGACCGACAAGTTCGGTCACGCCCGAGCCGAAAAGATTATGTACACCTGCTTCCCGTTCGCGAAGTGAAGCTTCGTCCAGTTTCGATCATTCGGATGGTGCCTCAACTGCGGAATATGTAGATAAAGTTTTGCGATCCACGAGAAATGAAAATCATCTGGTCAATGATAAAGCTAGGTGCATAACGCGCGGTCGCGACGAAGCAAAAGAGAATTTAGATCCAGTCAAATCTAAGACGCTTTCACGTAGATTCTGTAACGTTAATCTAAGCGAAGCCGATGAGATGGTGATTAAAAGTAGTTGTGTCTGCGGGGAGAACGATGGTGAAATCCGTGTGATCTCAAGTGATAATCCAAGTGCTTTAAACCGGACGAATTGTAATACGAATGCTGATAACGTAGCGGACGGATTTGTTTCAAGCGATCGCAATCAAAATTTACGAATCAATCTGGAGGATGTAAAACAGCCTAATCAAGTATGTTCTATGGAAGAAGAGAATGATGGTGCTAAATCGTTTAATAAAGAGGCAATACACAACTTcgatttgaatattattaacgcGAATAAAAGTGCTGAGAAAGTATTACACGATAACATTACTGCTTCTACTGGGGAGAATCAACACGTTGATGATAACAAAATAACTATCACCGATCGTACAAACGATACGTCGAGATTATGGAATAACAATAAACACTTACGCAGTACGaatatcagaaaattgaaGGCTCAAAATCAGAGCGTCGCGCAAGTTTCGAACGTAATTATTAACGATACTAAACAGATCGGTACGTATAATTCTGAAAAGTTTACTCGGTGTGGAGCGTTGAATAAgagttttataaattgcaatagcaataatGAGTCCGATTGCAGTGAtgattcttttaaaattagtatagatcttaataaaatacgaaatattatTGACGCCAAACCAGAATTGTTTGTAAATGAGAAACGCAACGACGAACAGCATAAATGTTCAAGTCAGCAAGCTAACTCTACTCAACAACAGATGGTATATAATAtagcgaataaaaatattaacgacCAGTCGCTCAAGAATGGAGAATTGCAAATACCAAATGACACGAGTAATGTGAAACAAAATCCTGTAAATCGGGATACTTTCTCCAACATGAATACATTTGCATCATATCAGAAGCCAAACGTGGCATTAGATAATTCGACAAATGTATCTTTGACAGATAAGATAACGCGAAAGAAACTCTGTacaagaaatagaaatagatga